Proteins encoded together in one Altererythrobacter epoxidivorans window:
- a CDS encoding RidA family protein produces the protein MQARKHAFSGSPFEEQFGFSRAIRVGDTIKVAGTGPIEDDGTSTAGGVAEQAERCFTLILRAIEQLGGCADDVVRTRMFLTDFDDQGAVGEVHARFFGEARPAATMVGVSWLCRKEWKIEIEAEAILA, from the coding sequence ATGCAGGCACGAAAGCATGCCTTCTCGGGTTCACCGTTCGAGGAACAATTCGGCTTTTCGCGCGCGATCCGGGTCGGGGACACCATAAAGGTCGCTGGCACCGGGCCGATAGAGGATGATGGCACGTCGACGGCAGGGGGTGTCGCTGAACAGGCCGAGCGCTGCTTCACCCTGATCCTTCGTGCGATCGAGCAGCTCGGAGGATGTGCCGACGATGTGGTTCGCACGCGAATGTTCCTGACCGATTTCGACGATCAGGGTGCGGTCGGCGAAGTCCACGCGCGCTTCTTCGGCGAGGCAAGACCGGCTGCCACTATGGTCGGCGTTTCGTGGCTTTGCCGGAAGGAATGGAAGATCGAAATCGAAGCGGAAGCAATACTCGCATGA
- a CDS encoding I78 family peptidase inhibitor: MRILVALSMASMAVACTTPAMETPQDPPQVMGDGVCDASGLQGHIGHKATAESGAILLNESGAAKLRWIPPDSAVTMDYRKDRLNVSYDREMTITKISCG; this comes from the coding sequence ATGCGAATTCTGGTCGCCCTGTCGATGGCTTCGATGGCAGTTGCATGTACAACCCCTGCCATGGAGACTCCTCAGGACCCGCCGCAAGTGATGGGCGACGGCGTTTGCGACGCCTCAGGCCTGCAAGGGCACATCGGGCACAAGGCGACGGCTGAAAGCGGCGCGATCCTGCTGAATGAGTCAGGTGCTGCAAAGCTGCGCTGGATACCGCCGGATTCGGCAGTCACGATGGACTACCGCAAGGACCGCTTGAACGTGTCCTATGACCGCGAGATGACCATCACGAAGATCAGCTGCGGCTGA
- a CDS encoding polysaccharide deacetylase family protein: MNRIFRWAAALWLAALALCGPLGAQDPASPQDDKRVALTFDDIPRQKGAFFTPQERTEKILAALRDASVGQVAFFINPGRLDTPDGADGEAHISAYVAAGHVIANHSFSHQHLSKSTAEDYLADIDRAEDWLRGRAGYRPWFRFPYLDEGAGNKAKRDAVRAGLKERGLANGYVTADGSDWHLEFLTIAAQEQGKPIDMKQLRRLYIAAQMSALEYHDQLARDTLGRSPAHVLLLHETDLAALFLPDLVAEMRKHGWRIISPDEAYRDLIASAEPDVPYAWGTLTGSMAWEKDVPPPLSPIWISTGMMTYLFETRVIKAKLDTE; this comes from the coding sequence ATGAATAGGATTTTTCGTTGGGCAGCGGCGCTCTGGCTGGCCGCCTTGGCCCTCTGCGGGCCCCTAGGCGCGCAGGACCCCGCATCGCCGCAGGACGACAAGCGCGTAGCGCTGACCTTCGACGATATCCCGCGCCAGAAGGGTGCCTTTTTCACGCCCCAGGAGCGCACCGAGAAGATCCTCGCCGCCTTGCGCGACGCCTCGGTCGGGCAGGTCGCGTTCTTCATCAATCCGGGCCGACTGGACACGCCCGATGGCGCCGATGGCGAGGCACATATCAGCGCCTATGTTGCGGCAGGCCATGTCATCGCCAATCACAGTTTCAGCCACCAACACCTCAGCAAGAGCACTGCCGAGGACTACCTCGCCGATATTGACCGCGCAGAAGATTGGCTTCGCGGTCGGGCCGGTTATCGGCCCTGGTTTCGATTTCCCTATCTCGACGAAGGCGCTGGCAACAAAGCGAAGCGCGATGCGGTGCGTGCAGGGCTGAAGGAGCGCGGCCTCGCCAATGGCTACGTCACTGCCGACGGCTCGGACTGGCATCTCGAGTTCCTGACAATCGCCGCGCAGGAACAGGGCAAGCCGATAGACATGAAGCAGCTGCGTCGGCTTTATATTGCGGCGCAGATGAGCGCGCTCGAGTATCACGACCAGCTTGCGCGCGACACGCTGGGGCGCTCACCCGCGCACGTCCTGCTCCTGCACGAAACCGATCTCGCCGCGCTGTTCCTGCCCGACCTGGTCGCCGAGATGCGCAAGCATGGCTGGCGCATCATCAGCCCCGACGAAGCATATCGCGATCTGATCGCGTCTGCAGAGCCCGATGTTCCTTATGCATGGGGTACCTTGACGGGGTCGATGGCGTGGGAGAAGGACGTGCCGCCTCCACTATCCCCCATCTGGATCTCGACTGGTATGATGACTTACCTGTTCGAGACACGCGTAATCAAAGCCAAACTGGACACCGAATGA
- a CDS encoding acyl-CoA dehydrogenase family protein — protein MTSQFQLTDDQLAIQEMAQRFTADNITPFAAEWDEKSHFPRDVIQQTGELGFGAIYVSEESGGIALGRLEAALIMEAMAYGCPATSAYVSIHNMAAWMIDRFGSDDLKARYLPRLVTMEHLASYALTEPGSGSDAAGLKTTAVLDGDHYVLNGTKQFISGSGFNDIYVVMVRTGDHKSKGITCLVVEKDTPGLSFGKPEKKLGWNASPTAQLIFEDCRVPVANRVGAEGEGFGFAMAGLDGGRLNIGACSLGGAQRCLDEAVKYTKERQQFGQPIADFQNTQFMLADMATELEAARALLYLAACKVTENAPDKSRFSAMAKRLATDSGSNVVNNALQLFGGYGYLREYPIERFWRDLRVHSILEGTNQVMRMIVGRDLLRQ, from the coding sequence ATGACTTCCCAATTCCAGCTTACCGACGACCAGCTTGCGATCCAGGAAATGGCGCAGCGGTTCACCGCCGACAACATCACCCCTTTCGCAGCCGAGTGGGACGAAAAATCGCATTTCCCGCGCGACGTCATCCAGCAAACAGGCGAACTCGGCTTCGGTGCTATCTACGTGTCCGAGGAATCGGGCGGCATCGCGCTCGGCCGGCTCGAGGCCGCGCTGATCATGGAAGCCATGGCCTACGGCTGCCCGGCAACCAGCGCCTATGTGTCGATCCACAACATGGCAGCATGGATGATCGACCGCTTCGGCAGTGACGATCTCAAGGCGAGATACCTGCCCAGGCTCGTCACGATGGAGCACCTCGCCAGCTATGCCCTGACGGAACCGGGCTCGGGCTCCGATGCTGCAGGCCTCAAGACGACAGCCGTGCTCGACGGCGATCATTACGTGCTCAACGGAACGAAGCAGTTCATCAGCGGCAGCGGCTTCAACGACATCTATGTCGTGATGGTCCGTACCGGCGACCACAAATCGAAGGGCATTACCTGCCTCGTGGTCGAGAAGGACACCCCCGGCCTCAGCTTCGGCAAGCCCGAGAAGAAGCTTGGCTGGAACGCCTCGCCGACGGCGCAACTGATCTTCGAGGATTGCCGCGTGCCGGTCGCCAATCGCGTCGGGGCCGAGGGCGAAGGTTTCGGCTTTGCCATGGCCGGCCTCGATGGTGGACGCCTGAATATCGGCGCCTGTTCGCTTGGGGGTGCGCAGCGCTGCCTTGACGAAGCGGTGAAATATACGAAAGAGCGCCAGCAATTCGGCCAACCGATCGCCGATTTCCAGAACACGCAGTTCATGCTCGCCGACATGGCGACCGAACTGGAGGCGGCGCGTGCATTGCTCTACCTCGCGGCATGCAAGGTTACCGAGAATGCACCCGACAAATCGCGCTTTTCCGCCATGGCGAAACGCCTGGCGACCGACAGCGGCAGCAACGTCGTCAACAACGCGCTCCAGCTGTTCGGCGGTTACGGTTACCTCCGGGAATACCCGATCGAACGCTTCTGGCGTGACTTGCGCGTACACT
- a CDS encoding CcoQ/FixQ family Cbb3-type cytochrome c oxidase assembly chaperone — translation MSYETLRHFADSYGLIAMVAVFLGLCLWPFRPGAKRHASDAANSIFEGHDDGE, via the coding sequence GTGAGCTACGAAACCCTGCGCCATTTCGCCGACAGCTACGGCTTGATCGCAATGGTCGCTGTCTTCCTTGGTCTGTGCCTGTGGCCCTTCCGGCCCGGTGCAAAGCGCCATGCGAGCGATGCAGCGAACTCTATTTTCGAGGGACATGACGATGGCGAATGA
- the ccoG gene encoding cytochrome c oxidase accessory protein CcoG: protein MSDPDGREPADGRKPGDDRNWTVVVEGGVAKTNDPVSSAVAEPGAATNRHEPHEPPRTTLPETLYEKRKQVHNKRIDGPFRRFKWFVMLVTLSIYYVTPWLRWDRGPFAPDQAVLIDLANRRFYMFSIEIWPHEFYFVAGMLIMAGIGLFLVTSAVGRAWCGYACPQTVWTDVFQHIDRLVDGDRNARMRLDKAPWTIGKVTRRAFKWSIYLAISFATGGAWILYFADAPTLLREFFSGEAAPVAYGTVLILTGTTFTLGGFMREQVCIYMCPWPRIQTAMLDEKSLIVTYKDWRGEPRGSVKKAQKNPEKFGDCIDCTECVQVCPTGIDIREGPQIGCITCALCIDACDRVMKDIGRPRGLIDYATLEACEAEAAGAPPQPAWKALLRPRTLVYFAIWGAIGLTLLFALGTRNRTDLTVSPDRNPPFMLMSDGSVRNSYTLKLRNMASRPREMEVAVEGLPGAVMWTDTIAREDAATKQTFTVSADQIRTVRAYVIVPAQTKAQDFSFRLTSLDEQGESDVVETGFTAPGGE from the coding sequence ATGTCCGACCCTGACGGACGGGAGCCCGCCGACGGGCGCAAGCCAGGCGACGACCGTAACTGGACGGTCGTCGTCGAGGGAGGGGTAGCAAAGACCAACGACCCGGTTTCGAGCGCGGTCGCGGAACCTGGCGCGGCGACAAACCGGCATGAGCCCCACGAGCCGCCGCGCACCACGCTTCCGGAAACGCTCTACGAGAAGCGCAAGCAGGTCCACAACAAGCGGATCGACGGGCCATTCCGGCGCTTCAAGTGGTTCGTCATGCTGGTCACGCTCTCGATCTATTACGTGACCCCGTGGCTGCGCTGGGATCGCGGTCCCTTCGCGCCCGACCAGGCGGTTCTGATCGATCTCGCCAACCGCCGCTTCTACATGTTCTCGATCGAGATCTGGCCTCACGAATTCTATTTCGTCGCCGGGATGTTGATCATGGCCGGTATCGGCCTGTTCCTGGTCACCAGCGCGGTTGGCCGTGCATGGTGCGGCTATGCCTGCCCGCAGACGGTCTGGACCGACGTTTTCCAGCATATCGATCGGCTCGTCGACGGCGATCGCAACGCGCGCATGCGCCTAGACAAGGCACCATGGACCATCGGCAAGGTCACGCGCCGGGCCTTCAAATGGTCGATCTACCTCGCGATTTCGTTCGCCACCGGCGGTGCCTGGATTCTCTATTTCGCAGACGCCCCGACGCTGCTGCGCGAGTTCTTCTCCGGTGAAGCGGCGCCGGTCGCCTACGGCACAGTCCTGATCCTGACCGGCACCACCTTCACGCTTGGCGGCTTCATGCGCGAGCAGGTGTGCATCTACATGTGCCCGTGGCCGCGCATCCAGACGGCTATGCTCGACGAGAAATCGCTGATCGTCACCTACAAGGACTGGCGCGGCGAACCGCGTGGCAGCGTGAAAAAAGCGCAGAAAAACCCGGAGAAATTCGGCGACTGCATCGACTGTACCGAATGCGTCCAGGTCTGCCCGACGGGGATCGACATCCGCGAAGGTCCGCAGATCGGCTGCATCACCTGCGCGCTGTGCATCGATGCCTGCGACCGCGTGATGAAGGATATCGGTCGTCCGCGCGGGTTGATCGATTACGCCACGCTCGAGGCCTGCGAGGCAGAGGCTGCAGGCGCACCGCCCCAGCCCGCCTGGAAGGCTCTCCTGCGTCCGCGGACGCTGGTCTATTTCGCCATCTGGGGCGCGATCGGCCTGACACTGCTGTTCGCACTCGGCACAAGGAACCGCACGGACCTGACTGTCTCGCCCGACCGCAATCCGCCGTTTATGCTGATGAGCGATGGGTCGGTCCGCAACTCCTACACGTTGAAACTGCGCAACATGGCCAGCCGTCCGCGTGAAATGGAGGTTGCTGTCGAAGGATTGCCGGGCGCGGTCATGTGGACCGATACGATCGCTCGCGAAGATGCCGCTACCAAGCAGACCTTCACTGTTTCGGCAGACCAGATTCGAACCGTGCGCGCTTATGTTATAGTGCCCGCACAGACCAAGGCGCAGGACTTCTCTTTCCGCCTCACTTCGCTTGACGAACAAGGCGAAAGCGACGTCGTGGAAACCGGATTTACCGCGCCCGGAGGCGAATGA
- a CDS encoding LacI family DNA-binding transcriptional regulator, whose translation MDRAIRKSTAWDVAEKAGVSQSTVSRVFTGSTRISEQTRARVMAAAEALDYLPDKRASRLRSGQTGVLAVVLITRAEDSAQEVNPFTYALLGGVCRAASARGYETLVSFQSSPDEFYGRYVEQRDADAMIVLGTTQNAEAWDYFRPILQRDDHSICWGLPYEEAHSVRSDNRAGGRMAAQHLWAQGYRKPAFIGPVECTQRQFQERYEGFCEALGELGGEALIMRDVSTNDRFEQGRDAVARLIETGAEFDSIFAACDFIALGASEALTQHGIDVPGAVGIVGYDGLAATAHASPPLTTIKPDLEEAGRQLIARVLEEEPDGEASLAPVDLIARASTARS comes from the coding sequence ATGGACCGCGCAATCCGTAAAAGCACCGCCTGGGACGTCGCGGAAAAAGCGGGTGTCAGCCAATCGACCGTGAGCCGTGTGTTCACCGGCTCCACCCGTATCAGCGAGCAAACCCGCGCCCGCGTGATGGCCGCGGCAGAAGCGCTCGATTACCTCCCCGACAAGCGTGCTTCGCGGCTACGCAGCGGCCAGACGGGGGTTCTCGCCGTGGTCCTTATCACCCGCGCCGAGGATAGCGCTCAGGAAGTCAATCCGTTCACCTATGCGCTCCTGGGCGGTGTCTGCCGCGCAGCATCGGCGCGCGGGTATGAAACGCTTGTCTCGTTCCAGTCGTCGCCCGATGAATTCTATGGCCGATATGTCGAACAGCGCGATGCCGATGCAATGATCGTCCTCGGGACGACGCAAAACGCAGAGGCTTGGGACTATTTTCGCCCCATCCTGCAGCGCGACGATCATTCGATCTGCTGGGGCCTTCCCTATGAAGAAGCGCACTCGGTCAGGTCGGACAACCGCGCCGGAGGCCGCATGGCCGCGCAGCATCTTTGGGCGCAAGGGTATCGCAAGCCAGCCTTCATCGGGCCGGTCGAATGCACCCAGCGGCAATTCCAGGAACGCTACGAAGGGTTTTGCGAGGCCTTGGGTGAGCTCGGCGGTGAGGCGCTGATCATGCGCGATGTGAGCACCAACGACCGTTTCGAACAGGGCCGCGATGCCGTTGCCCGCCTGATCGAAACAGGCGCCGAATTCGATTCCATCTTCGCAGCCTGCGACTTCATCGCTCTCGGTGCTTCGGAAGCATTGACGCAGCACGGTATCGACGTTCCCGGTGCAGTCGGGATCGTGGGATACGATGGCCTTGCGGCGACTGCCCATGCGAGCCCTCCGCTCACGACGATCAAGCCCGACCTCGAAGAAGCAGGCAGGCAGCTGATCGCGCGGGTTCTGGAAGAAGAACCCGACGGAGAAGCGTCGCTTGCGCCGGTGGACCTGATCGCCCGGGCGAGCACCGCCCGCTCCTGA
- a CDS encoding FixH family protein: MMRKQFTGKHMFLVLFIGFGIVMAVNFTMAALAARSFSGTVVENSYVASQDYNDWLAEAEKQKALGWSASVSRGGNGRLVVATQGVPDGAIVEAELRRPVGEHENASLAFERASDTDFVSNDEVAGGRWIVRLKITHGDDTWASEEPLA; this comes from the coding sequence ATGATGCGAAAGCAATTTACCGGCAAGCACATGTTCCTGGTGCTGTTCATCGGGTTCGGCATCGTGATGGCCGTGAACTTCACCATGGCCGCTCTCGCCGCGCGCAGTTTCTCCGGCACGGTGGTCGAAAACTCATACGTGGCGAGCCAGGATTACAACGACTGGCTGGCAGAAGCCGAAAAGCAGAAGGCACTGGGCTGGAGCGCGTCGGTCAGCCGCGGTGGGAACGGCAGGCTTGTGGTCGCCACGCAAGGCGTGCCTGACGGCGCTATTGTCGAAGCTGAACTGCGCCGCCCCGTCGGAGAGCACGAAAACGCCAGTCTCGCTTTCGAACGGGCGAGCGACACCGACTTCGTCTCGAATGACGAGGTGGCTGGCGGCCGCTGGATCGTGAGGCTCAAGATCACGCATGGTGACGACACTTGGGCGAGTGAGGAGCCGCTGGCGTGA
- the hemN gene encoding oxygen-independent coproporphyrinogen III oxidase: MWPYHPDLLATPVPRYTSYPTAAEFGEVPPGVYRDALERTSGDISLYVHIPFCEKICYYCGCNTGAAGRRHRLESYLAALHKEIDTVAGLVGGKTRVKRVAFGGGSPNAISPEEFEQLVEALTTAFAIEDPVWSIELDPRGMTDKWARTIGRVGIQRASLGVQTFALHCQQAIGRVQSEDLIVHTVDRLRGAGVSSLNFDLMYGLPGQTREDLVDSLQRTRVLGADRVALFGYAHVPHIVPRQKVIDASALPDQEERFAMAELGYIYLATHGYTPVGFDHFARPGGDPIAHAAMEGKLHRNFQGFTDDDAPVLIGLGSSSISSFPDLLVQNEKNSGRYRMMASQGQLTAKHGVLRSADDRLRGQLIEKLLCHGHARLPANIRAEIAPRLCPFTVRGLASLDGDDLTIPTRGLPYARTIAALIDPYRAQSERRFSSAI; this comes from the coding sequence ATGTGGCCTTATCATCCCGACCTACTCGCAACGCCCGTTCCGCGTTACACCAGCTATCCCACCGCTGCCGAATTCGGCGAGGTGCCACCCGGCGTCTATCGCGATGCGCTGGAGCGAACGAGCGGCGACATTTCGCTCTATGTCCACATCCCGTTTTGCGAGAAAATCTGCTATTATTGCGGCTGTAATACGGGTGCTGCCGGAAGGCGGCATCGCCTGGAAAGCTATCTCGCCGCCCTGCATAAAGAGATCGATACGGTCGCCGGACTTGTCGGCGGCAAGACCCGCGTCAAGCGCGTGGCATTTGGCGGCGGTAGTCCCAATGCGATCTCTCCCGAAGAGTTCGAACAGCTCGTCGAAGCTCTTACCACAGCGTTCGCGATCGAGGATCCGGTCTGGTCGATCGAACTCGATCCGCGCGGCATGACCGATAAATGGGCGCGCACCATCGGGCGCGTGGGTATCCAGCGTGCAAGCCTGGGTGTGCAGACCTTCGCATTGCATTGTCAGCAGGCGATCGGGCGGGTGCAGAGCGAAGACCTGATCGTCCATACCGTCGACCGGCTACGCGGTGCCGGGGTATCCTCGCTCAATTTCGACCTGATGTACGGCCTCCCCGGCCAGACGCGCGAAGACTTGGTCGACAGCCTGCAGCGCACCCGCGTGCTCGGCGCAGATCGCGTCGCCCTGTTCGGTTACGCCCATGTTCCGCACATCGTGCCGCGCCAGAAGGTCATCGACGCCTCCGCCCTTCCCGATCAGGAAGAAAGGTTCGCGATGGCAGAGCTTGGGTACATCTATCTTGCGACCCACGGCTACACGCCAGTCGGCTTCGACCACTTTGCCCGCCCGGGCGGCGATCCAATTGCCCACGCCGCGATGGAAGGTAAGCTGCACCGCAATTTCCAGGGCTTTACCGACGATGACGCGCCGGTGCTGATAGGCCTCGGATCGTCCTCGATCAGCAGCTTTCCCGACCTGCTCGTCCAGAACGAGAAGAACAGCGGGCGATACCGGATGATGGCATCGCAGGGGCAGTTGACGGCCAAGCACGGCGTCCTGCGCAGCGCTGACGACCGGTTGCGGGGACAACTGATCGAGAAGCTGCTGTGCCACGGGCACGCCCGGCTTCCCGCCAATATCCGCGCAGAAATCGCGCCGCGATTATGCCCCTTCACCGTTCGCGGCCTCGCTTCGCTCGACGGAGACGATTTGACCATTCCGACGCGCGGCCTGCCCTATGCGCGGACCATCGCTGCCTTGATCGATCCCTACAGGGCGCAGTCGGAACGGCGATTCAGTTCGGCCATCTGA
- a CDS encoding heavy metal translocating P-type ATPase, which translates to MRCAGCIAKIERGLGEMDGVEAARVNFSAKRVAVRHDPSLSEDDIVTALERLGFEAQAVAANPLAQDDKESKALLRATAVAGFGMMNIMLLSVSVWSGAGGITRDVFHWLSALIALPVIAYSGRPFFSSAAMALKYRRTNMDVPISIGVLLATGMSIYETATGGAHAYFDGAVMLLFFLLAGRALDSTMRNRTRAGIGALLSRMGKSASVVQGDGSTQRLAAEDLEPGMVMLVAAGEALAADGVIEQGSSSVDNAMLTGESAPEQVSIGATIHAGAINLGNVIHVRAIATGADTVIAEIARLMDEAGQSRSRYVRIADRASRLYAPAVHSLAALAFIGWMIAGAGWHQSMLIAIAVLIITCPCAMGLAVPAAQVVASGALIRKGFLVKDGSALERLAEVDIALFDKTGTLTLGEPRPDLGDLPEEAQAVALALAQTSRHPLSKGLVAAISANGVKPAMLDNVAEEAGRGVSARAGEKLVSLTRPEDVSTGLASLLTFGDERWTIRFSDAKRSDLGAALAELERLGLQSRIISGDRRAPVEALANELSLPFDAGLKPQDKLDVLAGLAERGHKPLMIGDGLNDGPALAAAHASIAPGTASDASQQAADAVFIGERLMPVALGIKVARRCMQIVRQNFGFAIAYNVCAVPLALAGLVTPLVAAIAMSLSSLVVVGNSLRLAGAAK; encoded by the coding sequence ATGCGATGCGCAGGATGCATTGCCAAGATTGAGCGCGGCCTGGGCGAGATGGACGGTGTCGAGGCCGCACGGGTTAATTTCTCTGCCAAGCGCGTGGCCGTCCGCCACGATCCCTCGCTGAGCGAAGACGACATCGTGACCGCGCTGGAGCGCCTCGGCTTCGAAGCGCAAGCGGTTGCCGCCAACCCCCTCGCCCAGGACGACAAGGAATCGAAGGCATTGCTGCGCGCAACTGCCGTGGCAGGCTTCGGCATGATGAACATCATGCTGCTGTCGGTGAGCGTTTGGTCCGGAGCGGGCGGGATCACCCGCGATGTGTTCCACTGGCTATCAGCGCTGATCGCGCTGCCCGTGATCGCCTATTCCGGCAGGCCCTTCTTCTCCTCGGCCGCAATGGCGCTGAAATATCGCCGCACCAATATGGACGTGCCCATTTCCATCGGCGTCCTGCTGGCAACGGGCATGAGCATCTACGAAACCGCGACCGGCGGCGCACACGCCTATTTCGACGGCGCGGTCATGTTGCTGTTTTTCCTGCTAGCCGGACGCGCGCTGGATTCGACCATGCGCAACCGAACCCGCGCAGGGATCGGGGCACTGCTTTCGCGCATGGGCAAATCTGCCTCCGTTGTCCAGGGCGATGGATCGACCCAGCGGCTCGCTGCAGAGGACCTCGAACCCGGCATGGTCATGCTGGTTGCAGCGGGTGAGGCTCTGGCCGCAGACGGCGTGATCGAACAGGGCAGCAGCTCGGTCGACAACGCGATGCTGACGGGCGAGAGCGCGCCAGAACAGGTGTCGATCGGTGCCACGATCCACGCAGGCGCGATCAACCTCGGAAACGTGATCCACGTGCGCGCCATCGCGACGGGCGCAGATACCGTAATCGCTGAAATCGCGAGATTGATGGACGAAGCTGGCCAGTCGCGCAGCCGCTATGTCCGCATCGCCGACCGTGCATCGCGGCTTTATGCTCCCGCGGTCCATTCGCTCGCTGCGCTCGCCTTTATCGGCTGGATGATTGCCGGGGCTGGCTGGCATCAGTCCATGCTCATCGCGATCGCAGTGCTCATCATAACCTGCCCCTGCGCGATGGGGCTTGCAGTGCCTGCCGCACAGGTCGTCGCTTCCGGAGCGCTGATCCGCAAGGGGTTCCTGGTCAAGGACGGCAGCGCGCTCGAGCGCCTGGCGGAAGTGGATATCGCCCTGTTCGACAAGACGGGCACGCTTACCCTTGGCGAACCGCGCCCCGACCTGGGCGATTTGCCTGAAGAAGCTCAGGCCGTCGCGCTCGCGCTCGCGCAAACCAGTCGCCATCCCTTGAGCAAGGGGCTCGTCGCAGCCATCTCGGCAAATGGCGTGAAGCCCGCCATGCTGGACAATGTGGCGGAAGAGGCTGGACGTGGCGTTTCCGCCCGAGCCGGCGAAAAGCTCGTTTCACTGACCCGGCCCGAAGATGTCTCTACCGGGCTCGCAAGTCTCCTGACATTTGGCGACGAGCGCTGGACGATCCGTTTCAGCGACGCCAAGCGCAGCGACCTCGGCGCGGCACTGGCGGAACTCGAAAGGCTCGGCCTTCAGAGCCGGATCATCTCAGGCGACAGGCGCGCTCCGGTCGAGGCGCTGGCGAACGAACTTTCGCTTCCCTTCGATGCCGGGCTTAAGCCGCAGGACAAGCTCGACGTGCTGGCAGGCCTTGCAGAACGCGGTCACAAACCGCTGATGATTGGCGATGGCCTGAACGATGGCCCTGCCCTTGCAGCAGCACACGCTTCGATCGCGCCCGGGACAGCGAGCGATGCCAGCCAGCAAGCGGCCGATGCCGTGTTTATTGGCGAACGGCTCATGCCGGTTGCTCTCGGCATCAAGGTCGCGCGTCGCTGCATGCAGATCGTGCGCCAGAACTTCGGCTTTGCCATCGCCTACAACGTCTGTGCCGTGCCGCTGGCATTGGCGGGTCTCGTTACGCCGCTGGTAGCCGCAATAGCCATGTCGTTAAGCTCTCTCGTCGTCGTCGGCAATTCCCTGCGACTTGCCGGAGCCGCGAAGTGA
- the ccoP gene encoding cytochrome-c oxidase, cbb3-type subunit III produces MANDPSSNKKVDQATGTEFVGHEWDGIEELNTPLPRWWLWTFYITIVWAIIYTVLYPAYPMLTKASEGYLGWTSRGQLAEEMSLADQARMTVGERIAAVDTVKLSGNPELMQQAVAGGAAAFKVNCVQCHGSGAAGNQELGYPNLNDDDWLWGGDMREIEYTITKGIRQEGADERQGAMPAFAGMFDDAQMAALVAHVRSLSGMQKGSAAGAQLFAENCAVCHGENGGGNRELGAPRLNDAIWLRGSSPDAIRAQILNPKMGAMPAWGERLDPVTIKMLTAYVHSLGGGEDFVETAGEADAAPADEADVRP; encoded by the coding sequence ATGGCGAATGATCCATCCAGCAACAAGAAGGTCGACCAAGCGACCGGCACCGAGTTCGTCGGCCATGAATGGGACGGCATCGAAGAACTGAACACGCCGCTGCCACGCTGGTGGCTATGGACCTTCTACATCACAATCGTGTGGGCGATCATCTACACGGTCCTGTATCCCGCGTACCCAATGCTGACCAAGGCCAGCGAAGGTTACCTGGGCTGGACCAGCCGCGGTCAGCTTGCCGAAGAGATGAGCCTGGCCGACCAGGCCCGCATGACCGTGGGCGAGCGCATCGCTGCGGTCGATACGGTCAAGCTGTCGGGCAATCCCGAACTCATGCAGCAGGCCGTCGCCGGCGGCGCAGCAGCCTTCAAGGTCAACTGCGTCCAGTGTCACGGTTCCGGCGCAGCCGGCAACCAGGAACTCGGCTACCCCAACCTCAACGACGACGACTGGTTGTGGGGCGGCGACATGCGCGAGATCGAATACACGATCACCAAGGGCATCCGCCAGGAAGGCGCAGACGAGCGCCAGGGCGCCATGCCGGCATTCGCCGGAATGTTCGACGATGCCCAGATGGCAGCGCTGGTCGCGCATGTCCGCTCGCTGAGCGGCATGCAGAAAGGCAGCGCAGCAGGCGCCCAGCTTTTCGCCGAGAACTGCGCCGTCTGTCACGGTGAAAACGGCGGCGGTAATCGTGAACTCGGTGCGCCGCGCCTGAACGATGCCATCTGGCTTCGCGGCAGCAGCCCCGATGCCATTCGCGCACAGATCCTTAACCCGAAGATGGGCGCCATGCCCGCATGGGGCGAGCGTCTCGATCCGGTCACCATCAAGATGCTGACCGCCTATGTCCATTCGCTCGGGGGAGGCGAAGACTTCGTGGAAACTGCTGGCGAGGCTGATGCCGCACCGGCGGACGAAGCCGATGTCCGACCCTGA
- the ccoS gene encoding cbb3-type cytochrome oxidase assembly protein CcoS: MTGLTFLIPIALGMGLLGLGAFFWAMKNNQFEDLDGAAHRILIDDEDDEL, from the coding sequence GTGACCGGACTTACCTTCCTCATCCCGATCGCGCTCGGCATGGGCCTGCTTGGTCTGGGCGCCTTTTTCTGGGCCATGAAGAACAACCAGTTCGAGGATCTCGACGGTGCGGCGCACCGCATCCTGATCGACGACGAGGATGACGAATTGTGA